The following DNA comes from Anticarsia gemmatalis isolate Benzon Research Colony breed Stoneville strain chromosome 10, ilAntGemm2 primary, whole genome shotgun sequence.
tattatttttatgaagtaacTTAGAACTTTATTCTTTATCTTTTTCATAATAGAAAGCTGTTTTATACTTacaaataagaattaaaataacttgaaaaataaCGTAATAGTAGCAGGGCAATCTAGcgtatattgtaaaaataacaattaaatacataacaagACCTTATATTACTTACTCTTTTTATTCCAGGCTCACGAGGACCCGACCGCGAAGGGCACAGTTCAAGCGACGCGCGGACGATTCTGATTAAAGTTTAACTAAACACTCGTGTACatgttttatatacaaacattaCACATACAGTGTTACCCTTATATATAAGAcgtgaaacaaaaaatacctttaacaataaaatcttGAACAGTTGAATTGACGGTGAAATTCATTAGTTCTTATAAACGACATCAAGgatggttttaattttttgttattatgataGATTAAGTTAGTTTTTGCCTGTAATGCGAgcattttatatacatatgtgtgtccGTTTAATTCATAGGTTCCCAGAGTGGACTATACCGCCCCCTAGAGGGTGCTGAAGTATTTCGTGAGAGACGGTACTGAGTCCAaagaaaaatgataaataaaaaaaacaaataaaataaatatcgagTAAATGGcgctaaatttattttttcttaaaaagggGACTGTAGTCCAATACGGTCGGAAACCCATGGTTTAGTTGTATATAAGCTGAGGTTAAACGGTAGGACATGTAAAAAGATGGTCCTGGTTGTTGACAAATAATGTAGGCAAGCCGTGTTAATGGTTTTCGGTTAGCTTGAACTACATTAACACTACACTCTCGACCATACGATATATAAATAAGTGCCAAATTAACCACATTTGTGTAAGCATTGATTAAActataattgatatttttctgTATGTATTATATCTTATATCTCGGATAGGTTATTCATTAGTATTTAGAATTGATCTGTTGTAAAACTATAGGTAATCTTCTATTCTAAAATGAATATAactgtaagtaggtatatttaatggTAGAACTTAGAATTTTAAACtcgataaagtattttatagcttagtatagtaattattaattaataattatccTTCATCATAACATCACATCAACGACGtgataagtgtcaacatttgtcctaaattaataaataatttgattttgattttgtgtcATTCAGAAGCCTAATATTTCGCAAAAATAAGGTACgtaattaaaaaagtactgCTGTAATTGATTTTCATGTCTAATCAAAGAGCTCTAGATATTATCACTGGATGTAGGTTACggcgataaaaaaatacttgcacACTACAATCGGACATCCACCTCATAACAGTGAAAGTTTTTGCTTTGTACTATACTTAGTATAATGAACAAATATGCGATGTCTTGAAAGAACATCAggtgtaattatttctaatacacacatcacacataacttcgaaaagtcattggtgtatcgcctcgggttcgaacctgcgaccacttgcgtgggaggtactaacttataccactctaTCACTGCTCTTAACATTGATGCATCATTTACCTAAGTATACTTTTAGAAGCAGTTACGAATAatcatattttctaaataagATTCTCTATAACATTTCTTGTATCTCATAAAGTTCTAACTAACCTATGGAACGTAGGTAAGTGTTTATTACTTGCAATTTCATTTGTTTTCCAGTGTTAGTTATTAAACACAAACGTAACATTATTTCAAATCTTATTTATACAGAGGtaaggtttatttttcataacaaaaggAAGGCTCATTTTAATCATAATACCGAAGGTTagaacagtaaaataataattattctagTTTATTTACGTAAACAAGTCATGCAAAGGTATTATTTATAACGACTTATGAGTCTGTAGAAATGTACGTAGTTTCTTAATGAACAACCTTTATGATAATTTCCATTTTGCTTTATATTAGAAAGTTCGACATCATAGACAATTTTACCAGAGCGCGCAGTCCCAGGTTCGATATTAAAGTAAGTATATCTAGTAAATTTAATGTTTCTTGTATAGCGGTAGTATCAtaggttttaatttaatttagtttatcgTCAGTACTATAatcatttaaagtttattttaccaCATAGAACTAAAACATATACCTACCCAACATAGTCTTGCCTATGGGTTATACAGGGagtttttcgtatcttcaaataTGTAGTTTCCCCCTGATTGATTGATAAATGAAACCTtcaaatcatattatttatcaaatttaaacaatttacaagcaaataaagaaacaacacTTATCAGTAATGCTATCAAATATCAATTATCACTTCTAATCTACCGCCATAATCTagcacacgcacacacacacacacaaacccacacatacacacacacctgccacacatacacacacacctgccacacacacacacacctcGTTCATCAAAGCGAATAACCGTAAACAATGAAAATGACCAACAAATACGTATCGATAAGAGCTATCTCACGCGATAACAGTCTTCAACGCGCAGTACCTGACTGTAACACAAGAAAAATGCTCGCTTTTCTAGCAGCGCtatgttttataacattagtacaTTCTACGGACATTTGTGACAATGGGACTTGTGTCTGCTGGTACCAGGATGTAGGGGACCAAGACTACATCGGTTACAATATACAGTGCACGTACAGTGATtctgatattctaaaaagtgaTTTTGTCTTACCTTCTAAAGTGCACTCAATGGATTTGTCGTCGAACAACATTTCAACGCTGCATTCGTCTGTATTACTCAACTCGTCAATGTTGAACGAATTGATACTTCAAAACAATGTTATCAAAGAAATTACCTACAAATTTCAACTACCAGAGTTAAGACGTTTAGATTTGAGTAACAATTTACTAGAATCTATTGATAAAGAATCTTTTTCTGGTTTGAAAAAGTTGGAATACTTGAATTTGGCGAATAATAGATTCACAGTGTTCACGAAACTAATGTTCCACCATTTGAGCAACTTGAATGAgattattttgaacaataatAACATCGGCCCGAGTTTGGAGAAAGCCAATTTGTTTGATAGAAGCGGTTATGGATTAActaataaagttaaaagtatcAGTATCAGTGGGATTAACTTGGACAAAGTGCCGGATAACTTTTTCGTCGACGCGTACGACTTGAGGACTCTCGTTATATCAAACAATAGAATCACAGACATATTCGAGATTCCTTACACGCTACAGTATTTAGATTTATCAGATAATCCTATAAGTGAAATCGCAAATGAGGATTTTATCGATGTGCCGGCTTTAGAAGTGCTAAAATTGAACAATTTGTGGATAACCGAAGTGCCTGAATATGCTTTCGATAACTTACATAATTTGAAAGAATTGGAACTcgagagaaataaaaatatgactgttTTTAGCAGTTTAGTGTTTGGACAAGAGGTTTTAAACGATCCTGTGGATTTCACTTTAGAAAGACTGTCGTTAAAAGCATCGAGTTTGACGAAATTGGACAGAGATTTGTTGGAGCCGTTTGGTCAGTTGATAGAGCTGGATCTACAAGGGAACCCCTGGCAATGTGACTGTCGTATCAGGTGGCTGAAGACGCTGCAGATACCTAACCGATATACTGAACATTTGAGGtaagtttttcatttaaattgtagaattaaaaatttaagaatattGTACAGGGGAATCCCATCAATGATCATCAGCCTTGTCTAATGTCTTGCCTTAAAAAGATAggtatacttacatataaagtatgtatgtatgcatataGTCAGTAATCTAATATcctatagtatagataaaggaGATGACTATGGCCTCCTCGGAAATCAAACCCGGAACACATTACGAAATCCGTTGACAAACCCCTGGTTTCTgcggtacatttagcagtagtttatctattcaatagcgcttttttatattagttttaacgctatttaatagattaactaccgctaaatgtaactcagaaaccgggggtaagtgttGTAAATACTTTAGCCAATCACTGAGGACGTTTTTGTTTACCGTCAGAGAGGTATTCGAACCCGATACTTTAGTCCAGTTGTCACACAAACtacgactgcgccacagagacaggtttcataataattaaaaagccGGTTAACTATCAGCTGTAAACAAAGCGAGCTATGCGCATTGTCATCTGTTCGTAATTGGACCGAGGACTTGCACCGACCTTGATGACCGCATTACTTTACACTGTTTGTTGTTACACAGTAAGTCATGGTTGTGCTATCTCGTGGTGTACCTACTTGTGACGTCAGAGGTTTAACGGATTATACTAGACTAGGATGTAGTATGTACCCACGACTAAGCTTTGAAAAATTCCTAAGGTTCAAAAGTTTCCTGTGTTATTTTATCAGGTTAAATTAtataagtagtttttatttttattttaagactaatAAGTTACCAAAATAAGTATGCCTCATAAGTATAAGGATCTGATGTTTAACTATAAGCTCAAACAGCCTTGAATTTGCTGTCTATTTTCGTCATTAGTGACGCACTTTTTTTTCCAAATCCATTATGTAATTTAGATTATCGTAGTCACATGTATTAAtactttgattttaatttaggttacacattaatacaaaaaaacttatGTGCCATCTTTATCCGCAGTTTACCAGGTATATTTTTAGCAATAAACCTCACAGCAGACAAGAGTATGTAAAAGTGAAATCGTAGGTAAATCTAATCCGAGTTTCCTGCACGTTGAGAAAATAGTCACGAAACATGGATGACATTGAtactattaaaacaaacataaacgatctgtggattaagcaacctttggcgcggtcattcaatAGGTTGGTGACCGAATAGTCGTGTTTATACTGGGCGTCTCCATAGGTACATCACGGCACATAAAAAGTAGGTCCCGGTTGCTGTCtttcaagataacagtcgttaagctacgtcaaaagccttcgggcggcttgaacaactttgacactaggttgatcaaatgatcactaaccatacgataggaaGGAAGGCGGATAGGCAATTCCTATCTACCTAATATCTCATTTAGACTAGTGGAGTATGGCATTAAGTCTCATACTAAATGTTTGTATAgaatttttaagtgattttcgTAGTTAAAGTTACTCAAACCCAATTTCATTCCATTTCACAGATGCGGTTCCCCACCAAACTTATACAACGCTAAAATCTTCGAGTTAAAGAACAAATACCTAACTTGTGTTGAACAGAAGCGTCACATTGGTATAGCAGCGGCCATATTTAGTGTATGTATCATACTAGCGTTGATCGCCGTGTGGTTTTTCGTATGTCTGCCTAAGAAACAGTCCAGAGGGAATTTGTTGAGGGAGTTCTATGCGCCGACAGCGGCTTACAGTGTGTTACCTATGGCTAGTAATAATTAGATTCGTAATTAGTTTATGAAACTGTTTTATgcagaagaaaatgttttttttttgtaagtatgaaAGGTATTAGTTCTGTATGAAATGTTCTCTGGCCGTTAGAGAATCAAGTTTTGAATGACAAAATAATTGCGTTAGTTTGAAACAGTGAACAAAgtcattttgtatgtaattataaatgAGGTGGTGTTATTTTCTGTGATAGTCTTAAATTaaggcatttttattaaatgtgtaatttttgttaatctgttgtttatttaaaaccttCCTTGACTCAACAACTGTATCcaagtaaaaattataattacgaaaTGACCATACCTAGCTGCTGACTGTATTGAAATCAATCAATGACGCCAATTTTACAGTATACTGTCAATTTCATAGCAACGCTTTACGTATACGGACGTGTACGTATACGCATCCAGCTATTAAAAGTCCAAAATTCGTAAGACTGCATTGGAACATTGTTTAGTTTTTCGTACTATAAAGATAATGTATCCAATTTATTATACATGTATCTTTGCGTCTTTATTGTGAATACCAATACACTTGTAACATTTACTTAGAAGTACAACAGGAAAACATATGAATCACTGACTTCATATTAATCAGTTAGAATAGATGTTAGACTATGTCGTCAGTTATTTATCAGTTAACGATGATAACATAATATGACATATCACACGCGAATAGCGTTTCTTACCGATTTTTAATAGCAGTCTGataatttaatactaaataGTGCCGTTTAAATGTAGCAGTCACGATTTGCAGTTGATAATCTCAGATAAGTGAATAAACCGCTTGCAATAAACGATACGATTAAATgcataatacaaataaattactacgTTTTCGTCGATCAATCTGACAAAATTATGGactaaaaacacaatttaagtTAGTGTAGTAAATTTGGGTTCCTAATTGGCCTAGATCCATCACCGACACCTACCATCACCATTATTAAGAAGTCTACACATCTTCAAAAGAATCATGTCCACAACTTGGCCTTGAAACAAAGCCACAGAGCTGTGAGGCGGCTTTCATTTTGTAAACAGCTTTAAATGTAGTCATGGATAAAgataaatcaatcaaaataagCCTTTTATAACCGACTGCACCTAGCACGTAATTTTCTAGTAAATTAAAACACAAGTACTTATACAAAAttcactttatatttaaaaaatacaaaagtgtaCAAATAATTGGACAACGATTAAGATTGTGCATTTATTACATCTATAGGCAAAACTTTGTGCATTGTTTGTGATCACATCGAGTCCACGATCAAACCTTGGGTCTTATTTAAAAACCAATGTAAATGCTGACGACCAGTAGCTATTTATTAAGAAggaagaaaaacatttttgacatcttttttttcaaagaatcaAGCTAATCTGtagataacatttttcaaaatattaaccaactaatttaaatttactttattttcatacTCAATGGGTGCCTGCAAATGGCAGTCGCCGTCGAGGGCAGCCCCAAAAAACGCTGGCACAACGACCATGACATCTAGTCTTCGATATCATTTGGATATGTAAAACAGATAATAAGGACAACTTGCAAAAAAATGGGacgataacaaataatataatttcctaTTATTAAAGGAGAAAGGGCAGTCATACTTTATATACTCTGATCGTCAGCATTCCCTAAAATTCTTTCACCATTCACAAAAATCatctaaacattataaaaaacttttaaaaaatgtacctattatactaaatatttatcaaaacgtTGGCATTAGCTAATAATTTATAAGTCTTAACGCTAAACAGGCACAAGCATTATACAAAAAGGCTGCGATTTGAGCTATCAGTCACAATATAATTTAGCTTGAGACATATTATTGTTACGTTTAGTTTTAACAGTTCTGGATTAGTGaatttgacaaattatttttataatccaaTCATATCTCCTGACATCGTCGTAGGTACGTAATGATGGAtatgaataaagatttttttgtgcgAAACAATCTTTGAGTACCTCATTTTCttatacacattttaaaaagtttttattgatatttcattATCGTGTTATATTTGTCTTTTCAGCatgttttacttaataataagacACCTTTATGGATTACAAATTATGACGTTCTgacgtattttttatagatcAAAAAATTCCAGTCATCCACAACAATTATTTCTGGAAGAGAGTATTCTGATATTAAAAAATCGGCCCCAATCAATTAACTGTTTTTATAGATGTGTATGTACGTGTATGCCAAACGAATTTCAACCTTATGATATGTTAATTAGCTACAATTTCCAAGCGCTCTTTGGTCAAACGGCGACACATTTATAAATTGTTCTAAGCACAACCC
Coding sequences within:
- the LOC142976207 gene encoding tsukushi-like, producing MKMTNKYVSIRAISRDNSLQRAVPDCNTRKMLAFLAALCFITLVHSTDICDNGTCVCWYQDVGDQDYIGYNIQCTYSDSDILKSDFVLPSKVHSMDLSSNNISTLHSSVLLNSSMLNELILQNNVIKEITYKFQLPELRRLDLSNNLLESIDKESFSGLKKLEYLNLANNRFTVFTKLMFHHLSNLNEIILNNNNIGPSLEKANLFDRSGYGLTNKVKSISISGINLDKVPDNFFVDAYDLRTLVISNNRITDIFEIPYTLQYLDLSDNPISEIANEDFIDVPALEVLKLNNLWITEVPEYAFDNLHNLKELELERNKNMTVFSSLVFGQEVLNDPVDFTLERLSLKASSLTKLDRDLLEPFGQLIELDLQGNPWQCDCRIRWLKTLQIPNRYTEHLRCGSPPNLYNAKIFELKNKYLTCVEQKRHIGIAAAIFSVCIILALIAVWFFVCLPKKQSRGNLLREFYAPTAAYSVLPMASNN